A single Denticeps clupeoides chromosome 7, fDenClu1.1, whole genome shotgun sequence DNA region contains:
- the hs3st3b1a gene encoding heparan sulfate glucosamine 3-O-sulfotransferase 3B1a — MEYSPARPPSPVRSKVFAACVMLSLWVYMLYCCAGYCSTAPGFAAGRVADYLDPPVKTSSRDLLNNENEEWDDARAEDATPPGSVNGTGTESKKLPRAIIIGVKKGGTRALLEFLRVHPDIRAVGAEPHFFDRNYDKGLEWYRDLMPKTLEGQITMEKTPSYFVTKEVPARIYTMSKATKLIVVVRDPVTRAISDYTQTRSKKPDIPSFESLTFKNRTLDLIDTTWSALQIGMYARHLERWLQFFPMEQILFVSGEGLISDPAGEMARVQDFLGLRRVVTQKHFHFNPAKGFPCLKRPEGNSKPHCLGKTKGRTHPNIEARVVQSLRNFYRPYNKKFYRMTGHDFGWDSQPDGE; from the exons ATGGAATATAGCCCGGCGCGTCCGCCCAGCCCGGTGAGGAGTAAAGTGTTCGCCGCCTGCGTCATGCTCTCCCTGTGGGTCTACATGCTGTACTGCTGCGCCGGCTACTGCTCCACGGCGCCCGGCTTCGCCGCGGGCCGGGTCGCGGACTACCTCGACCCGCCCGTCAAGACGTCCTCCCGGGACCTGCTGAACAACGAGAACGAGGAGTGGGACGACGCGAGGGCAGAGGACGCCACCCCGCCGGGCTCCGTCAACGGGACCGGGACCGAGAGCAAGAAGCTGCCGCGGGCCATCATCATCGGGGTGAAGAAGGGGGGGACCCGGGCGCTGCTGGAGTTCCTGCGGGTTCACCCCGACATCCGAGCGGTGGGGGCAGAGCCGCACTTCTTCGACAGGAACTACGACAAGGGGCTGGAGTGGTACAG AGATCTGATGCCCAAGACTCTGGAAGGGCAGATCACCATGGAGAAGACCCCCAGTTACTTTGTCACCAAGGAGGTACCGGCACGGATCTACACCATGTCCAAAGCCACCAAACTGATCGTGGTGGTGCGGGACCCCGTGACTCGGGCCATATCTGACTACACGCAGACCCGCTCCAAGAAGCCAGACATCCCTTCTTTTGAGAGCTTGACGTTCAAAAATAGGACACTGGACTTAATCGACACAACGTGGAGCGCCCTCCAGATCGGGATGTACGCCCGGCACCTTGAGCGCTGGCTCCAATTCTTCCCCATGGAGCAGATCCTGTTTGTGAGCGGGGAGGGCCTCATCAGCGACCCCGCCGGGGAGATGGCCCGCGTTCAGGATTTCCTGGGCCTGAGGAGGGTCGTCACCCAAAAACACTTCCACTTCAACCCAGCCAAGGGCTTCCCGTGTCTAAAGAGGCCTGAGGGCAACAGCAAGCCTCACTGCTTGGGCAAAACCAAAGGCAGAACCCATCCTAACATTGAGGCCAGGGTTGTGCAGAGTTTACGCAACTTCTACAGGCCGTACAACAAGAAGTTCTACCGTATGACCGGACATGACTTTGGGTGGGACTCACAACCAGATGGTGAATAA